The sequence below is a genomic window from Brevibacillus laterosporus.
GGAACTCATCTTAAAATCATTAAGCTTAGGTTTACTTGTCTCACTCCTTGTCTCACTATTCATCCAAGACCATTTACTCATGCTTAAAGTAGCCGTCATCATTGGTGCTCTATTGTGGGCCATCAGTGCTTTCATCTCTACCTTTTTATTAGATAGTAGCAGAATGCATGAGCACTCCCTTTTTTATGACAAACAGCACAAAAAACAGCAAATCTGGGCAGTCCATTTATTTTTAATAGGTCTCCCCAATATGTTACTATCTCTATTATTATATGTAGAAATGTAAAAACAGGCATGTCCCCACAAAATAACAAAGGATCATGCCTGTTTTTCTATGTAATTGTTCGTTATGAATCTATTATCTATGATGCCAGCTACAGGAGAAATCATGCGATGTGAAAAGAACGTCATCATTACTTGAACCATTCAGGTAGTTTTCGGATAAAATAGGCAAGCAATAATCCTAGAGAGACTGGTAGCGCTATAGCAGTCAAGGCTCCCATAAACTCCATATATTCTCTACTTTCCATTTCTTTCTTCCCCCTCCATACTAGTACGCCAAAACTCGAGGGAAGTTGCGGTCAGCTGTTGAGAAAACTCATATCTTGTCGGTAAAAATTACTATTCATTACTAGATTTTTTGTTTAAAAATAAGACAAACGATGTCAAACATCACGCAAATCATAGATTACAAATGACAACAAGGTTAGGAAGGTGATGTCCTTTGTTTGGTATAAGCATGATAGCTTCCATCGCTTTTGTACTATTATTGTCCATATCCTATTTTATTTACTACAAAAAACCTGAAAACATAATCCTTATGTACATACCTTCTGGGGTTATATTTATTGGAAGTAGCTTTGCAGTTCTATATAGTTTTTATGTGAGTGGATTTGAGGGAATGGGGATAGCATTTATTAGTATTACTACTGGTATCGCTAGCCTCTTAACCTGCATTGTGCTCACTATTATCGTTATGATCAAACAATCTAAACATAAGAAATAAAACTAAGAGGATGCCCTATCCTGCCCTATCCATTTAAGCTTTCGGGAACCTCTTAGTTTTTTATTGTACGATTTGTTTTATAGGATTTGTACAGTAGTATTTGTTCTTAGCTTTCGTGACTCATATTACTTTTCATGTAACGGTACAGCAAGTCCTGTCGCCATGGCGATCAAATAGCGCTTCGTAACTGGTTCCCTCCAGCTCTCCTCAAGGGCACGTGTATACAAAGTAATTTGATCGTGATATCTTGTCCGCAACAATTGAGCGGCCTCATTCTCATCTAACGGTAATCGATCCGTCTTATAATCGATCAAGGTTAGTCCACCGTTCTCCTCTCGAATGACGCAATCAATTACCCCTTGCACGAGTACCTGTTCATTACCTGAATCAGCTAGAGATAATTCTGTTTGTTCAGCAAGTAGTCGGGCCCTAATGTCACGTAGAGGAACTGCAAGTGTAAATGGTAGCTCTCTGTACACCACGGTAGCTCTTTGCATTCTCTGACCCACATCACTTGCAAAGAAACAGGCTATAGAGGCAATATCTATTACACTAGCTTGCTCCCTAGTCAACATCTGTCGTGCGACCATTTCCTCAATTTGTGCAGTAACCCCTGCTTGATCTAAAGCTCTATCCAGTTGCAAATTCTGCATAATCAGATGTGTAAAGGTACCTACTTCCGCTTTAGTAAAAATAGGTTTTTTATCAGGATCGCTTTTTGTCATGTTTTTTGTGCCGTTTTCTTCACTGTTTATTCCTTCGCTACTCTTGTCCATGTCAGCTAGAAACCGTGGTTTCTTTGTGAGTCTAGACTGCTTAAGCTTCGGACTCTCTCTTACATTTTCAAGGCTTGAAGTCGAGGTACTGTTCACTTCAGCTACAGGTCGTATTACAGCCTGCACTTCCGGTTGCTGTTCCCTTCCCGATATAACCCGTGCTTCAGTTGGACCGTTCTCCCAGTCAACCTGAATAGCATCTTCTCGCGCTCCATCAGCTAGATAAGCCGCTTGGCGTTTCAAATCACTGACGCTCCACTTAGCTGCCACCTGCGACACTATCTGTAGAGAATATTGCCACTCCAGCACAGACCTAATCTTATCCCGCCATTCCTCAGCATGAGGATGATCAGGGACTGGTTTACGCTTCTGTAATAGTGCAAAAACTTCCTCATCTCGCTCACTCTGCTCGGTCATCGCAATGAGATCGCTCGGCTGATAAAACTGGAACTGCCATACAGAAGGATCACGCACCAGAGGGATGGAGGAAATATCCTGAGTATCTGGACAAAGTAAGCGTAGTGATTCTCCGCTTTTGTGACGCACCAATGCTCTGCCGATCCAATCAAGGTAGCCTTTCGCTTGGATTAAGTCTTCATCGGATATCGTCTCTTTGTCTGTAGATTGACTACACCAAGAGATGACAGATTTACTCAAATCCTTAGCAGAACCAACAAGAATTAATTTCTCTCTCGCCCGAGTCAACGCTACATAGAGCACACGCATCTCTTCTGCTAGCATCTCTAATTTAAGCTTTTGACGAATACCTAAAAAAGCTAAACTTGGGTAACGCAGGCGCAAAACAGCATCGGCTACTTGTGGACCAAAGCCTAGGTCCTTGTGCAGTAAAAACCGACCTTTCATATCGCTTTGGTTAAATTGCTTGCCCATTCCAGCAACAAAAACAACTGGGAATTCCAATCCCTTACTCTTATGAATCGTCATCAAACGGACTACATTCTCACTTTCCGTAATCGTGCGAGCTTCTCCAAGATCATTCTCCTGCTCCTGCATCCGGTCAATAAAACGCAAGAATCGAAACAAACCGCGATACGAGGTAGCTTCATACTGCTTAGCCCTATCATAGAGTGCGCGTAGGTTTGCTTGTCTCTGTTGGCCATTCTCTAAAGATGCTACATAATCCACGTAACCTGTCTCTGCATAAATATTTGACAGTAGCTCTGCTACCGAACTACGTCTTCCCAGTGTTCTCCAGCCTTGTACCATCCAATAGAACCGGCGTAGCTTTGCCATTACCACTCGGTTTACCTCAGCTTCTTCGGCCATTACATACTGTTCGACCGCTTGATAAAATGGACCTGTCGGTGTCAACACACGAATCTGAGCTAAGTCCTCCTCGCTAATGCCAATTAGAGGTGAGCGTAGTACTGCAGTCAAGGGGATATCCTGCTTCGGATTGTCGATGACGCGTAACAACGACATGATTACATCCACTTCATTCGCAGAAAAGTAGCCTTGATTCTGTTCTACATAAATGGGTATGCCAGCCTGCTTACATTCATCTGCCATTGCTTGTCCCCAACCAGTTGTAGCTCGGAGCAGAATGACAATGTCTCGATATTCCAAGGGGCGCATTCCCTGTATTTTTTTATCAAATACCAGCAGAGGCTGTCCGCCAACACCTGGTTCTAGCCAATCCTTAATGCGTTTGGCAATCAAACGAGCTTCTAGCTGAGCAACAGATGCTTCTTCCTCCAGAGCAGGTAGGGCTTCTATCTCAGCATCAAAGCTATCTATACTTCCCTCATGACTAGTACCTGCCCACTCCCTCACTTGCCCTGATTCAGATTCCTCCGATTCAACTCCTGTGCGATCGATCAGGTGAACTTCTACCGCCAGTTGCTCAGGCTCTATCTCTGGATAGGAGGCACGACCAATCAACTCTGCAGCTTGGTCGTACGTAATCTCCCCAACGCGAGGCGTCATGACTTGACGGAAAATATAATTGACTGCATCCACTACTTCCCTTCGACTGCGGAAGTTAGCGGCCAGATCAATTCGCTTTCCCTTCAATTCCAAGGGTACATCCTCCTTAGGGGCAAAGGGGTCCTTTTCTTCATTGGTTTCATACGAATCGTACTTTTGCATAAACAGATTAGGCTCAGCCAGTCGGAACCGATAAATGCTCTGCTTTACGTCCCCTACCATGAACCGATTAGCTGCGACTCCCTCTGTCTCTTGCCTTGATACCAACTGTAAAATGGTTTCTTGCACAAGATTGATATCCTGATACTCATCGACTAGCACTTCTGCAAACTGTTCCTGTAATTGCAAGGCGATAGCAGACGGTACGAAATTACCATCCTCCTGTTCCTGTTGCAAAATCCGAAGAGCCAGATGTTCCAAGTCGCTAAAATCAACGAGAGCCCGTTCTTGCTTGGCCTGACGAAATGCCTGTTTAAACTCACTAACTAGCCGGGCTAACGTTTGCATATAGGGAGCCATTCGCTGTAAGTCGGCCGCGTATTGCTCTGGCGTCATTGTGAAATACTCTTCCAATAGTTTCTTTATCTTATCTTTTACGCCATTACGTAGTTTTTGTACCTGTTCTTTGATCTGAGGGTCAGCATCTTTTACAGCCGGCAATCGTCCAAACGTAATGCTACGCATGCTGTCATCCAACTGATTCCAGCCCTGCTCAGTAGCGCACTTTGCTTGATAAATGAGAGAAAGCTCTTGTTGTAACAAAGGTACATAAGCTCCAGGTCCGTCTAGCGCTTCGGCAAGTATTATTGCTTTTTTTACTTGTGCTTCAAGAGCAGATAATTCTAAAGAAATAGCTCCGGTCAATGTAACTACCCATGGAGATTCATGTAGTTCGCCCACTTGCGTATTGGCAAACATATCCGCTGCATTTTTTAACCAACGCTCTGGATGTGGATGGCTCTGTGAGAAGTCAAATAGGCGCATAAATAAACTCATTAGCGCATCATCATCCTGTCCCTCTACCATCACATCAGCTAAAGCTGCAAAACTTTCATCAGATTCATACCACTGTTCAAATTTCTCTTCCAGCACATCTTGACGCAGTAATTCTGCTTCCATCTGATCGGCAATACGAAAACCTGGATCAAGCTCCACTATAAAATAATACTGACGTAATAAGCCCAAACAAAAAGAATGCAAAGTCGTAATAGTTGCACGTTGCAGCAAAGCCAATTGCCTTCGTAAATGGGCAGAGGTAGGATCGTTTTCCAAAGCTTTACGCAGAGCCTCACCAATACGATGACGCATCTCGGCGGCAGCCGCATTTGTAAATGTCACGACTAGTAACTGATCGACACCTACCGCATCATTTACGTCAGAGATTCTACGAATAATGCGCTCTACTAGTACTGAGGTTTTACCAGAACCAGCCGCGGCAGCTACCAATAGGTTATCTCCCTTTTCAATAATTGCCCTCCATTGTTCATCTGTCCAATGACTTGGCTTTTGCTCAATTAGCTTCTCTTGCTCATTCATGCTCCTACCTCCCTTCCATCATCGTCCTGCTCGTAAACTTCTTCACGAATTAATTCCCAAACTTCCTTATCTGTCTTTTTCTTTAACAGACGTGGCTGATTCCCTTCCAATAAACTATCAAACTGACAAACTGACTTATACGCACAGGTTTGACAAGCAAGTCTTGGCCCCTGCATATAAGGAGCAATGCTTATATCTCCATCCGTTAAACGTCTTCCCAGTTTCATAATGCACTTCCGCACAAATTGCTGTAGGAGGTCAAACTGCTCCTTGGATGCTACAGATGAATATTGCGTGAAGCTACCATCCTTTTTTATCCCAAACGGAAGTAGATCAGAATTACCCGATTCAGTTTGGTTATCCATTAATCGTGCTAATTGTGGGTCTGCTAACATAAGTCCCTTCATTTTCAACTTATTCTGCCGTTCTGCTTCCACTTGTTCAGCTGATAACATCTGCTTAGCTGCAACGAATGGATCTGCTACTTGGTAATAGAAGACGCCACCAACCTCAGCCTGCTTTCCTACCCATTTTTCAGCGTTGGTCACAGCTACATCCAAATAGACCAGTAATTGGAGGTTCAATCCATTCCATACATCGGATAAAACAAGGGCTTTCGGGCCTGATTTATAGTCAATCACTCGTAAAAACTCCGTTTCTGTTCCAACAGAGTGATCAATTCGATCAATTCTTCCTAACAAATGTAGTTTGATGCCATCCTCCAACTCCAGAGTCAGTCCCGGAATTTCTCCGCCAGGTCCAAAAGCAATTTCCAGACCAATCGGTGCAAAATGACTTCGTCTCGCGTGCTCACTAAGTACAGAGATCGCACGTCCAACTGCACGTTTTAATTTTTTGGTTACATAGCGATAGCGAGCCGTTCGTTGTAAAATACTACTTCTTGTTTGCGGAACCAGCTCTTCGACAACCTGATCAGCTAGCCTCATGCTACCTTGTTCGGTCATATCGCTCCAATTCACTTGCTGTTCATTCATCTGCTCTACTGCCATTTTCAAGGAAGCATGAAAAAGTTCACCAACATCAAATCTTTCTAAACGATACATTTGACGTTCACTTAATCTCAAACCATGCGAGGAAAAATGAGAATAGGCACAGGCTTGGAATCGCTCCAAACGGGAAACACTTACCCGAATGTCATTTCCATACAAAGAACGACTAACTTCTTTAGAAAGGGGATAGGCACGGTTCTGATATATCAGACCTGACAATAACCATTTCTCTCGCTTCTCATCCTCTGAATGCTCAAGAAACCAGTCATATACCTCCCACCAGAACGGAGGAAGCGGAATACCCTTTTTTAATTGACGAATCAACGTAAGCAGATGACTAAACACCTGTCTTGGTCGTCCCAGCAAACCTATATCTAGCCGTGATTCAGCAGTCGGTTCATTGTGAAAATAACCAATCGTTAGACCCGGTAAAGTTTTTTTCATCTCTTCGTACAGGCTGGACGGCAACAAAGCTTTTCCTTCCTCATCAGCCAATGCGCAACTAATCCAAAGTCTCTCGGATGAACGTGTCAACGCACGATAAAGGAGATATTGTTCGTTCATTAGTTTTCGCTTTGCCGTAGGTGCCAGTTCAATGCCCGCCTTTTCTAGCTTTTCTCGTTCTGCCTCGTTTAAAATCCCTTCTTCTTTAGGACGTAGTGGAATCACACCTTCATTTGCTCCCATCAAGAACAAAGCTTTTACGTCTGGTTGGCGTGAACGCTCCATAGATCCAATGACCACCTGATCCAATGAAGGGGGAACTAAAGCGAGACGAATACTATCCAGACCTGTATCTAAAATCCGCGCAAACGTAACAAGCTCCATTTGTTCATCGCCCATAACTTCCACGATCTGGTCCAATAAATCCATCACATCATTGTAAACCTGCTCATGCTCTCGAACAGCTTCTAAATCCCCTTCTAATTCAGCCTGCTCCTGCCACTCTTCCAATTTAATCGGAACATTTTGCGTTTGCAAAAATTCATATAAGGCTGTCGCCATTTGGCGCACACCTGCTTTGCTTGCCACTTTCATATCAGCTTCGAAGGTTTTAAGTGGCTCTGCATATCGCTGACGTATAGGTTCAATCTGCTCGTATAACGCATTTTGTCCATGAAAACACCACTCGTCCATGGACCAATAATATCCCTGAATGCCATAACCCAGCACATAGTTTTCTAATAGATCAATCTCAGCTCTCGATTGGCTGAGTGGCTGATCTAGCGGGGATAATAAATCGGTTTTTAAACAGCGAAAAATGGCATCGTACCGCCAATTAGTAGACATCACCTCTAGCGACGAACGTATAAACTCAATCAGAGGATGATGACTTACTGTTCTCTTTTGGTCAAGAAAATAAGGAATGTCATAGGTTTCAAACACATGGGAAATTTCTTCTGCATAAGTTCCCATTTCTCGTAAAAGCACAGCCATATCACGATACCTGTAGCCATAATCACGTGCTAACGCCAAAATTTGTAGTGCAACGGCTTGTACCTCAGCTCTTCGATTGGCAGCGGTAAACAGCTTTACTTCATCAACGTGCCTCGGTGAAGGAAGTACAGCAGGCTTTTTCCAGTCAAAATACTTTTGCTCCACCTGTGCAAGCCATGGGCTATCAGTAAAACGATAGTCTTGCTCAAACAAACGCGGCTCCTCAATAGGAATATTACCCCTCATAGCAATTTCTATTAACTTTTGGTAAGTTTCCATTGTTGGGTAAAAATGCGAAAGATCATCCAGCGGTTTCATTCGATCTTGTGGATCTACAGATAGTGTGATATTTACCTGTTTAGCGCAGTACATCAATTGCTCAATCAACGCATATTCCTGTTTAGTAAAACCGCTAAAGCCATCAATCCATATCTCGGCATCTGCAATAAAACTAGATTGAGCCAGTTTGTTAGCAACTGTGGTATATAATTCATCACTATCAA
It includes:
- the addA gene encoding helicase-exonuclease AddAB subunit AddA, producing the protein MNEQEKLIEQKPSHWTDEQWRAIIEKGDNLLVAAAAGSGKTSVLVERIIRRISDVNDAVGVDQLLVVTFTNAAAAEMRHRIGEALRKALENDPTSAHLRRQLALLQRATITTLHSFCLGLLRQYYFIVELDPGFRIADQMEAELLRQDVLEEKFEQWYESDESFAALADVMVEGQDDDALMSLFMRLFDFSQSHPHPERWLKNAADMFANTQVGELHESPWVVTLTGAISLELSALEAQVKKAIILAEALDGPGAYVPLLQQELSLIYQAKCATEQGWNQLDDSMRSITFGRLPAVKDADPQIKEQVQKLRNGVKDKIKKLLEEYFTMTPEQYAADLQRMAPYMQTLARLVSEFKQAFRQAKQERALVDFSDLEHLALRILQQEQEDGNFVPSAIALQLQEQFAEVLVDEYQDINLVQETILQLVSRQETEGVAANRFMVGDVKQSIYRFRLAEPNLFMQKYDSYETNEEKDPFAPKEDVPLELKGKRIDLAANFRSRREVVDAVNYIFRQVMTPRVGEITYDQAAELIGRASYPEIEPEQLAVEVHLIDRTGVESEESESGQVREWAGTSHEGSIDSFDAEIEALPALEEEASVAQLEARLIAKRIKDWLEPGVGGQPLLVFDKKIQGMRPLEYRDIVILLRATTGWGQAMADECKQAGIPIYVEQNQGYFSANEVDVIMSLLRVIDNPKQDIPLTAVLRSPLIGISEEDLAQIRVLTPTGPFYQAVEQYVMAEEAEVNRVVMAKLRRFYWMVQGWRTLGRRSSVAELLSNIYAETGYVDYVASLENGQQRQANLRALYDRAKQYEATSYRGLFRFLRFIDRMQEQENDLGEARTITESENVVRLMTIHKSKGLEFPVVFVAGMGKQFNQSDMKGRFLLHKDLGFGPQVADAVLRLRYPSLAFLGIRQKLKLEMLAEEMRVLYVALTRAREKLILVGSAKDLSKSVISWCSQSTDKETISDEDLIQAKGYLDWIGRALVRHKSGESLRLLCPDTQDISSIPLVRDPSVWQFQFYQPSDLIAMTEQSERDEEVFALLQKRKPVPDHPHAEEWRDKIRSVLEWQYSLQIVSQVAAKWSVSDLKRQAAYLADGAREDAIQVDWENGPTEARVISGREQQPEVQAVIRPVAEVNSTSTSSLENVRESPKLKQSRLTKKPRFLADMDKSSEGINSEENGTKNMTKSDPDKKPIFTKAEVGTFTHLIMQNLQLDRALDQAGVTAQIEEMVARQMLTREQASVIDIASIACFFASDVGQRMQRATVVYRELPFTLAVPLRDIRARLLAEQTELSLADSGNEQVLVQGVIDCVIREENGGLTLIDYKTDRLPLDENEAAQLLRTRYHDQITLYTRALEESWREPVTKRYLIAMATGLAVPLHEK
- the addB gene encoding helicase-exonuclease AddAB subunit AddB, with the translated sequence MAVQFLLGRAGTGKTSAIYTDLINKLDEERMGPPLIYLVPEQSTFQEEYKLISIPGYSGHIRAQVLSFGRLSYRILQEVGELMTLPIDERGKQMVLRLLLERHQDELKVFHRSALQPGFAEELVQMISECKKYSVSLEMLEQLQIENATLQHKLHDLLLIMRAYEEYITDKYFDSDELYTTVANKLAQSSFIADAEIWIDGFSGFTKQEYALIEQLMYCAKQVNITLSVDPQDRMKPLDDLSHFYPTMETYQKLIEIAMRGNIPIEEPRLFEQDYRFTDSPWLAQVEQKYFDWKKPAVLPSPRHVDEVKLFTAANRRAEVQAVALQILALARDYGYRYRDMAVLLREMGTYAEEISHVFETYDIPYFLDQKRTVSHHPLIEFIRSSLEVMSTNWRYDAIFRCLKTDLLSPLDQPLSQSRAEIDLLENYVLGYGIQGYYWSMDEWCFHGQNALYEQIEPIRQRYAEPLKTFEADMKVASKAGVRQMATALYEFLQTQNVPIKLEEWQEQAELEGDLEAVREHEQVYNDVMDLLDQIVEVMGDEQMELVTFARILDTGLDSIRLALVPPSLDQVVIGSMERSRQPDVKALFLMGANEGVIPLRPKEEGILNEAEREKLEKAGIELAPTAKRKLMNEQYLLYRALTRSSERLWISCALADEEGKALLPSSLYEEMKKTLPGLTIGYFHNEPTAESRLDIGLLGRPRQVFSHLLTLIRQLKKGIPLPPFWWEVYDWFLEHSEDEKREKWLLSGLIYQNRAYPLSKEVSRSLYGNDIRVSVSRLERFQACAYSHFSSHGLRLSERQMYRLERFDVGELFHASLKMAVEQMNEQQVNWSDMTEQGSMRLADQVVEELVPQTRSSILQRTARYRYVTKKLKRAVGRAISVLSEHARRSHFAPIGLEIAFGPGGEIPGLTLELEDGIKLHLLGRIDRIDHSVGTETEFLRVIDYKSGPKALVLSDVWNGLNLQLLVYLDVAVTNAEKWVGKQAEVGGVFYYQVADPFVAAKQMLSAEQVEAERQNKLKMKGLMLADPQLARLMDNQTESGNSDLLPFGIKKDGSFTQYSSVASKEQFDLLQQFVRKCIMKLGRRLTDGDISIAPYMQGPRLACQTCAYKSVCQFDSLLEGNQPRLLKKKTDKEVWELIREEVYEQDDDGREVGA